A genomic stretch from Oryzias latipes chromosome 24, ASM223467v1 includes:
- the ak9 gene encoding adenylate kinase 9 isoform X1, whose product MACLVDNLMEDEAEKERLQAKPTCFLIVGKPGVGKSTLAKKMAESWKCVLVDDTDLLTTHINDMTEEGVELLSILSEGKSITDDVVLQLILARLNSPDVKHYGYVLSCLPFLSDDHQNIHKQLELIQNLKLPPDFVINIKCPDSDLVQRLSGLKKHPETGQSYSRDQWEREEVYGREEENHVKELESEEEQRDEELSMDSLDTLLWMPENLPANTHDRIHLYNDSVLAKLKDYMEGHNPMYLLELDGNSTPEEQLQCVMSRLGSMAVQPVAVPVLLNTALLEEETEDTEDILTSLSSSRTVAPGFWWRWSRWGQTCPVALKEGKNLTGSAEFSVGFQDKLYLLSSREAHQKFLTNPRQYLLPPMPRTPCRVSIIGAPLTGKSTLCRLVAQHYGGVVLDVEELLQPVFAMAEQERFEKIKVETTRAAIKKIKESNEEMLVTENHPAVQEILFNAMEEARKSSLPPIDLYAEVLEKHIKEIEEKEVSDNEDWAGWVLDNFPRKLSDVEVLEKSQILPDFIFCLRDTAEKKGNKDMIDRLLRKKKLLLQKKLEKHSNLPKVVEEDEDNPERPADPHEIENAGTPEEIWESSYQEEISGYVLQTQEFDKEWEQMQIALPTTCFELEIAGKSPENLTQQIIFEMEKSFQYQSHKLSETDLEEEENYFKVLVYQDEENRSDISSAEEEDMQPKAKRLLGDTKHFCPVTLKNHNVLHPCTDDIAARYRERFYYFSSQEARDSFLQNPAQFVAHSEPLKPPALRIFMLGPRGSGKSTLSKWLAEKLGLFHIQFIEVLQMMIMPKTKKRVSLVDEDLPWSDNFGDLEALNKKLRQGSEDKIPEQGESGDDMTTEEIAIKAYLSTGKPLNPQILDAVIKPFWKQEPYMSTGFILDGFPNSFEEVQYMLEQQLLPDLITVLELDVSEVQRRLLPACLKKWRELSSCHKKQLRLLSELRRKSWEDMITKRMTDLRQAKAEDEDGDDVDEEDEEDIEASLREEFPFEDDDLENIETEDAATQRLELEIDNQFLTDEKNLSAVMQESLSEHNIPPMAIDASRRLVTVQRQLLQRVQPLLTDRESLFQTCQPVSSRLAEKLLLSSYKFHSGFGCSDPVQLYKERDKIQPLQWPLNTTYPLLFNQYVYFFATKENRDSFMSNPLKYLQQPKPSPKLPIKIAVVGPPKSGKTSVAERFSQKYGLERLSICGCMNTVLNNQGHTDLALKMKKYLVEGLAVPDELAIQCLMVALMHSTCSTKGYVLDDFPKTLEQAELMSSNRFIPMVMTELKMDFQEVQMRGLADKTNKPHMLHESLEILKTADFNYRKEVVLIRSYVQEQYQNWLVLDALKSKWWIWEKIAEEVSISIKNISTYLERAQAGQATCIYRLSLTPDEVARGLGTFDQYCPVCLARHCHLVDCSRTTSFALVAEYRKLYYKLCSEKHLEEFLSSPDQFVPPGCPHMLPQPHLLPKKLTEVEVKNRFPQHPELKGFCPVTYQEGKQRFEALVQGKAKYAVEYREQLYVFASQQKQEKFLRTPEAFWNQKLPKKVPALCEPVLLTSLPTLGYMEQGMANPLIKAMTAAGCLRPKYPFLSAQKSVLIYVGLYLKAFNPRSSEYSRQRCKKKLASFEEDCTLIPYLSAKMNCLPVEFSVDLQFKLNKFLALEGAASVLQF is encoded by the exons ATGGCGTGTTTGGTGGACAACCTGATGGAGGATGAAGCTGAGAAGGAAAGACTACAAGCAAAACCCACCTGCTTCCTCATAGTTGGAAAACCA GGTGTTGGCAAATCCACCTTGGCCAAAAAAATGGCAGAATCCTGGAAGTGTGTTCTTGTTGATG ACACTGACCTGCTCACGACTCACATAAATGATATGACTGAGGAAGGAGTGGAG CTCCTTAGCATATTATCTGAGGGCAAAAGCATAACGGATGATGTTGTGCTGCAGCTGATTCTCGCCAGACTCAACTCACCAGATGTTAAGCATTACG GTTATGTCCTAAGCTGCCTGCCATTTCTGTCAGACGATCATCAGAACATTCACAAGCAGCTAGAACTGATCCAGAACCTAAAGTTGCCCCCGGATTTCGTCATTAATatcaag TGTCCGGATAGCGATCTGGTCCAGAGGCTGTCGGGTCTGAAGAAGCACCCAGAGACTGGACAGTCGTACAGCAGAGATCAGTGGGAGCGTGAGGAGGTGTACggcagggaggaggagaaccatgtGAAGGAGCTGGAGAGTGAGGAAGAGCAG AGGGATGAGGAACTCTCAATGGACAGCCTTGACACGCTGCTGTGGATGCCGGAGAATCTCCCTGCAAACACCCATGACAGAATTCACTTGTACAATGATTCAGTGCTGGCAAAACTGAAA GACTACATGGAAGGCCATAATCCCATGTACTTACTAGAGCTGGATGGGAACAGCACACCTGAGGAGCAACTTCAG TGCGTGATGTCTCGTCTGGGATCCATGGCTGTACAACCCGTCGCCGTTCCGGTGCTCCTAAACACCGCTCTCCTTGAGGAGGAGACAGAAGATACG GAAGATATTTTGACAAGTTTATCATCTTCCAGAACAGTGGCCCCTGGTTTTTGGTGGAGATGGAGCCGCTGGGGACAAACCTGTCCTGTGGCTCTGAAAGAAGGCAAGAACCTCACTGGCAGTGCTGAGTTTTCTGTGGG CTTTCAGGACAAACTGTACCTCCTGTCTTCTCGGGAAGCCCATCAAAAGTTTCTCACAAACCCCAGACAGTACCTACTTCCTCCAATGCCCAGAACTCCTTGTAGAGTGTCCATCATTGGGGCTCCTCTGACGGGGAAGAGCACTTTGTGCAGGCTTGTAGCTCAGCATTATGGAGGAGTGGTGCTTGATGTGGAGGAGTTGCTGCAGCCGGTGTTTGCTATGGCTGAGCaggaaagatttgaaaaaattaaagttgaaACAACGCGGGCTGCAATCAAGAAAATCAAGGAAAGTAATGAAGAAATGTTAG TGACAGAGAATCATCCAGCTGTGCAGGAAATCCTCTTTAATGCCATGGAAGAGGCCAGAAAGTCAAGTTTACCTCCAATTGACCTGTACGCCGAGGTTCtggaaaaacacattaaagag ATTGAAGAAAAGGAGGTCTCCGATAATGAGGATTGGGCTGGGTGGGTGCTTGACAACTTTCCTAGGAAGCTGTCAGATGTTGAAGTGTTAGAGAAAAGTCAAATCCTGCCAGACTTCATCTTCTGTCTGAGAGACACTGCAG agaaaaaaggGAACAAAGACATGATAGACAGGcttctgagaaagaaaaaactatt ATTGCAAAAGAAGCTGGAGAAGCATTCAAATCTGCCAAAGGTTGTTGAAGAGGATGAAG atAATCCAGAACGTCCTGCTGATCCCCATGAAATAGAAAATG CTGGAACACCAGAGGAGATCTGGGAAAGCAGCTATCAAGAAGAGATTTCAGGTTATGTACTGCAGACACAAGAGTTTGATAAGGAATGGGAGCAAATGCAGATTGCTCTACCAACCACCTGCTTTGAACTGGAGATTGCTGGGAAAAGTCCTGAAAACCTGACCCAACAGATTATCTTTGAAATGGAGA AGTCTTTTCAGTATCAGTCCCACAAGTTGTCTGAGACTGACTTAGAGGAGGAGGAAAATTATTTCAAAGTCTTAGTTTAccaagacgaggaaaacagaagtGATATTTCTTCAGCAGAAGAGGAGGAT ATGCAGCCCAAAGCTAAAAGGTTGTTAGGAGATACCAAGCATTTCTGTCCAGTTACCTTAAAAAACCACAACGTTCTGCATCCGTGCACCGATGACATCGCTGCAAGATACCGCGAGAGGTTCTATTACTTTTCCAGCCAGGAGGCCAGAGACTCTTTTCTTCAAAACCCTGCTCAGTTTGTTGCACACTCTGAGCCTCtcaag CCTCCTGCCCTCCGAATCTTCATGCTGGGCCCCAGAGGATCAGGCAAATCCACTCTGAGCAAATGGCTTGCAGAGAAGCTTGGGCTCTTCCACATTCAGTTTATCGAAGTGCTCCAGATGATGATCATGCCCAAGACAAAAAAGCGAGTGTCTTTGGTGGACGAGGACTTACCTTGGAGCGACAACTTTGGTGATCTGGAGGCCTTGAACAAAAAATTAAGGCAGGGGAGTGAGGACAAAATCCCAGAG CAGGGGGAGTCTGGAGATGACATGACGACAGAAGAAATAGCCATCAAAGCGTATCTGTCAACAGGAAAACCACTAAATCCACAGATTCTTGATGCAGTTATCAAACCCTTTTGGAAACAAGAACCATACAT GTCTACAGGCTTCATTTTGGATGGCTTCCCTAACAGCTTTGAGGAGGTGCAGTACATGCTGGAGCAGCAGCTCCTTCCTGATTTGATTACAGTTTTGGAATTGGACGTGTCAGAAGTTCAGAGGCGTCTTTTGCCGGCCTGTCTGAAAAAATGGCGAGAACTCAGCAGCTGTCACAAAAAACAGCTGAGACTTCTATCTGAGTTGCGCAGGAAAAGTTGG gaGGACATGATCACAAAGAGAATGACTGATCTTAGACAGGCCAAAGCAGAG GATGAAGATGGGGATGATGttgatgaagaagatgaagaggatATAGAGGCATCTCTAAGGGAAGAGTTTCCTTTTGAAGATGACGACCTGGAAAATATAGAGACTGAGGACGCAGCAACTCAGAGACTGGAGCTGGAAATAGATAATCAGTTTCTAACGGATGAAAAGAACCTTTCAGCTGTGATG CAGGAAAGCCTCAGCGAGCATAATATTCCTCCAATGGCAATAGATGCATCTCGCAGACTCGTAACCGTTCAGCGCCAGCTGCTGCAGAGAGTCCAGCCTCTCCTGACCGACAGAGAGTCGCTCTTCCAAACATGCCAACCCGTCTCATCCAGGCTGGCAGAGAAGCTGCTGCTCTCCAGTTACAAGTTTCACAGTGGTTTTGGCTGCTCTGATCCCGTCCAG CTCTACAAAGAAAGAGACAAAATCCAGCCTCTCCAGTGGCCCCTCAACACAACCTATCCCCTCCTTTTCAACCAGTACGTCTACTTTTTTGCAACCAAGGAGAACCGCGACTCTTTCATGTCCAACCCTTTAAAGTACCTTCAGCAGCCAAAGCCTTCCCCTAAACTTCCAATCAAAATTGCGGTTGTTGGTCCGCCTAAATCAGGGAAAACCTCAG TGGCGGAAAGGTTTTCCCAGAAATACGGCTTAGAGCGGCTCTCCATCTGCGGTTGCATGAACACGGTCCTGAACAATCAGGGGCATACCGACCTCgccttgaaaatgaaaaagtatctCGTAGAGGGCCTTGCTGTGCCTGATGAACTGGCCATTCAGTGTCTGATGGTGGCGCTCATGCACTCCACCTGTAGCACTAAAGG GTACGTCTTGGATGATTTTCCAAAAACCCTAGAGCAAGCGGAGTTGATGAGTTCTAACAGATTCATCCCCATGGTCATGACTGAGCTGAAAATGGACTTTCAGGAGGTGCAAATGAGAGGTCTGGCCGACAAGACCAACAA GCCTCACATGTTGCATGAAAGCTTAGAAATTCTCAAAACGGCAGATTTCAACTACAGGAAAGAAGTGGTGCTCATTAGGTCTTATGTCCAGGAACAATATCAAAACTGGCTTGTTCTTGATGCCTTGAAGAGCAAATGGTGGATTTGGGAGAAGATTGCAGAGGAGGTCAGCATCAGCATCAAAAACATCAGCACTTACCTGGAGAGGGCTCAAGCTG GCCAAGCAACCTGCATCTACAGATTAAGCTTAACACCAGACGAGGTAGCGCGCGGGCTTGGAACGTTTGACCAGTACTGCCCTGTGTGTCTGGCTCGACATTGCCACCTAGTGGACTGCTCGAGAACTACAAGCTTTGCTCTTGTAGCGGAGTATAGGAAACTTTACTACAAGTTGTGTAGTGAAAAACACCTGGAG GAGTTCCTGTCATCCCCTGATCAGTTTGTGCCACCGGGGTGCCCCCACATGCTTCCACAACCCCACCTGCTTCCTAAAAAACTGACTGAGGTTGAGGTGAAGAACAGGTTCCCACAGCATCCTGAACTGAAGGGCTTCTGCCCTGTAACTTACCAGGAAGGAAAGCAGAG ATTCGAAGCTCTGGTTCAAGGAAAGGCTAAATATGCAGTAGAATACAGAGAACAACTTTACGTCTTTGCGTCACAGCAGAAGCAGGAGAAATTTTTGAG GACTCCAGAGGCATTCTGGAACCAAAAGTTACCCAAAAAGGTTCCAGCTCTTTGTGAGCCTGTGCTGCTCACCTCACTGCCAACACTGGGCTACATGGAACAG ggAATGGCAAACCCTTTGATCAAGGCCATGACAGCAGCTGGGTGTCTCAGACCAAAGTATCCTTTTCTCAGTGCACAGAAATCAGTCCTCATCTATGTGGGTCTCTATTTGAAAG cTTTTAACCCCAGGAGCAGTGAATACTCACGTCAAAGATGCAAAAAGAAGCTGGCTTCATTTGAGGAGGACTGCACGCTCATTCCATACCTGAGCGCAAAGATGAACTGTCTTCCGGTTGAGTTCTCTGTTGATCTTCAGTTTAAACTGAACAAATTCCTGGCTCTTGAAGGTGCTGCATCTGTTTTGCAATTTTGA
- the ak9 gene encoding adenylate kinase 9 isoform X2 — translation MACLVDNLMEDEAEKERLQAKPTCFLIVGKPGVGKSTLAKKMAESWKCVLVDDTDLLTTHINDMTEEGVELLSILSEGKSITDDVVLQLILARLNSPDVKHYGYVLSCLPFLSDDHQNIHKQLELIQNLKLPPDFVINIKCPDSDLVQRLSGLKKHPETGQSYSRDQWEREEVYGREEENHVKELESEEEQRDEELSMDSLDTLLWMPENLPANTHDRIHLYNDSVLAKLKDYMEGHNPMYLLELDGNSTPEEQLQCVMSRLGSMAVQPVAVPVLLNTALLEEETEDTEDILTSLSSSRTVAPGFWWRWSRWGQTCPVALKEGKNLTGSAEFSVGFQDKLYLLSSREAHQKFLTNPRQYLLPPMPRTPCRVSIIGAPLTGKSTLCRLVAQHYGGVVLDVEELLQPVFAMAEQERFEKIKVETTRAAIKKIKESNEEMLVTENHPAVQEILFNAMEEARKSSLPPIDLYAEVLEKHIKEIEEKEVSDNEDWAGWVLDNFPRKLSDVEVLEKSQILPDFIFCLRDTAEKKGNKDMIDRLLRKKKLLLQKKLEKHSNLPKVVEEDEDNPERPADPHEIENAGTPEEIWESSYQEEISGYVLQTQEFDKEWEQMQIALPTTCFELEIAGKSPENLTQQIIFEMEKSFQYQSHKLSETDLEEEENYFKVLVYQDEENRSDISSAEEEDMQPKAKRLLGDTKHFCPVTLKNHNVLHPCTDDIAARYRERFYYFSSQEARDSFLQNPAQFVAHSEPLKPPALRIFMLGPRGSGKSTLSKWLAEKLGLFHIQFIEVLQMMIMPKTKKRVSLVDEDLPWSDNFGDLEALNKKLRQGSEDKIPEQGESGDDMTTEEIAIKAYLSTGKPLNPQILDAVIKPFWKQEPYMSTGFILDGFPNSFEEVQYMLEQQLLPDLITVLELDVSEVQRRLLPACLKKWRELSSCHKKQLRLLSELRRKSWEDMITKRMTDLRQAKAEDEDGDDVDEEDEEDIEASLREEFPFEDDDLENIETEDAATQRLELEIDNQFLTDEKNLSAVMESLSEHNIPPMAIDASRRLVTVQRQLLQRVQPLLTDRESLFQTCQPVSSRLAEKLLLSSYKFHSGFGCSDPVQLYKERDKIQPLQWPLNTTYPLLFNQYVYFFATKENRDSFMSNPLKYLQQPKPSPKLPIKIAVVGPPKSGKTSVAERFSQKYGLERLSICGCMNTVLNNQGHTDLALKMKKYLVEGLAVPDELAIQCLMVALMHSTCSTKGYVLDDFPKTLEQAELMSSNRFIPMVMTELKMDFQEVQMRGLADKTNKPHMLHESLEILKTADFNYRKEVVLIRSYVQEQYQNWLVLDALKSKWWIWEKIAEEVSISIKNISTYLERAQAGQATCIYRLSLTPDEVARGLGTFDQYCPVCLARHCHLVDCSRTTSFALVAEYRKLYYKLCSEKHLEEFLSSPDQFVPPGCPHMLPQPHLLPKKLTEVEVKNRFPQHPELKGFCPVTYQEGKQRFEALVQGKAKYAVEYREQLYVFASQQKQEKFLRTPEAFWNQKLPKKVPALCEPVLLTSLPTLGYMEQGMANPLIKAMTAAGCLRPKYPFLSAQKSVLIYVGLYLKAFNPRSSEYSRQRCKKKLASFEEDCTLIPYLSAKMNCLPVEFSVDLQFKLNKFLALEGAASVLQF, via the exons ATGGCGTGTTTGGTGGACAACCTGATGGAGGATGAAGCTGAGAAGGAAAGACTACAAGCAAAACCCACCTGCTTCCTCATAGTTGGAAAACCA GGTGTTGGCAAATCCACCTTGGCCAAAAAAATGGCAGAATCCTGGAAGTGTGTTCTTGTTGATG ACACTGACCTGCTCACGACTCACATAAATGATATGACTGAGGAAGGAGTGGAG CTCCTTAGCATATTATCTGAGGGCAAAAGCATAACGGATGATGTTGTGCTGCAGCTGATTCTCGCCAGACTCAACTCACCAGATGTTAAGCATTACG GTTATGTCCTAAGCTGCCTGCCATTTCTGTCAGACGATCATCAGAACATTCACAAGCAGCTAGAACTGATCCAGAACCTAAAGTTGCCCCCGGATTTCGTCATTAATatcaag TGTCCGGATAGCGATCTGGTCCAGAGGCTGTCGGGTCTGAAGAAGCACCCAGAGACTGGACAGTCGTACAGCAGAGATCAGTGGGAGCGTGAGGAGGTGTACggcagggaggaggagaaccatgtGAAGGAGCTGGAGAGTGAGGAAGAGCAG AGGGATGAGGAACTCTCAATGGACAGCCTTGACACGCTGCTGTGGATGCCGGAGAATCTCCCTGCAAACACCCATGACAGAATTCACTTGTACAATGATTCAGTGCTGGCAAAACTGAAA GACTACATGGAAGGCCATAATCCCATGTACTTACTAGAGCTGGATGGGAACAGCACACCTGAGGAGCAACTTCAG TGCGTGATGTCTCGTCTGGGATCCATGGCTGTACAACCCGTCGCCGTTCCGGTGCTCCTAAACACCGCTCTCCTTGAGGAGGAGACAGAAGATACG GAAGATATTTTGACAAGTTTATCATCTTCCAGAACAGTGGCCCCTGGTTTTTGGTGGAGATGGAGCCGCTGGGGACAAACCTGTCCTGTGGCTCTGAAAGAAGGCAAGAACCTCACTGGCAGTGCTGAGTTTTCTGTGGG CTTTCAGGACAAACTGTACCTCCTGTCTTCTCGGGAAGCCCATCAAAAGTTTCTCACAAACCCCAGACAGTACCTACTTCCTCCAATGCCCAGAACTCCTTGTAGAGTGTCCATCATTGGGGCTCCTCTGACGGGGAAGAGCACTTTGTGCAGGCTTGTAGCTCAGCATTATGGAGGAGTGGTGCTTGATGTGGAGGAGTTGCTGCAGCCGGTGTTTGCTATGGCTGAGCaggaaagatttgaaaaaattaaagttgaaACAACGCGGGCTGCAATCAAGAAAATCAAGGAAAGTAATGAAGAAATGTTAG TGACAGAGAATCATCCAGCTGTGCAGGAAATCCTCTTTAATGCCATGGAAGAGGCCAGAAAGTCAAGTTTACCTCCAATTGACCTGTACGCCGAGGTTCtggaaaaacacattaaagag ATTGAAGAAAAGGAGGTCTCCGATAATGAGGATTGGGCTGGGTGGGTGCTTGACAACTTTCCTAGGAAGCTGTCAGATGTTGAAGTGTTAGAGAAAAGTCAAATCCTGCCAGACTTCATCTTCTGTCTGAGAGACACTGCAG agaaaaaaggGAACAAAGACATGATAGACAGGcttctgagaaagaaaaaactatt ATTGCAAAAGAAGCTGGAGAAGCATTCAAATCTGCCAAAGGTTGTTGAAGAGGATGAAG atAATCCAGAACGTCCTGCTGATCCCCATGAAATAGAAAATG CTGGAACACCAGAGGAGATCTGGGAAAGCAGCTATCAAGAAGAGATTTCAGGTTATGTACTGCAGACACAAGAGTTTGATAAGGAATGGGAGCAAATGCAGATTGCTCTACCAACCACCTGCTTTGAACTGGAGATTGCTGGGAAAAGTCCTGAAAACCTGACCCAACAGATTATCTTTGAAATGGAGA AGTCTTTTCAGTATCAGTCCCACAAGTTGTCTGAGACTGACTTAGAGGAGGAGGAAAATTATTTCAAAGTCTTAGTTTAccaagacgaggaaaacagaagtGATATTTCTTCAGCAGAAGAGGAGGAT ATGCAGCCCAAAGCTAAAAGGTTGTTAGGAGATACCAAGCATTTCTGTCCAGTTACCTTAAAAAACCACAACGTTCTGCATCCGTGCACCGATGACATCGCTGCAAGATACCGCGAGAGGTTCTATTACTTTTCCAGCCAGGAGGCCAGAGACTCTTTTCTTCAAAACCCTGCTCAGTTTGTTGCACACTCTGAGCCTCtcaag CCTCCTGCCCTCCGAATCTTCATGCTGGGCCCCAGAGGATCAGGCAAATCCACTCTGAGCAAATGGCTTGCAGAGAAGCTTGGGCTCTTCCACATTCAGTTTATCGAAGTGCTCCAGATGATGATCATGCCCAAGACAAAAAAGCGAGTGTCTTTGGTGGACGAGGACTTACCTTGGAGCGACAACTTTGGTGATCTGGAGGCCTTGAACAAAAAATTAAGGCAGGGGAGTGAGGACAAAATCCCAGAG CAGGGGGAGTCTGGAGATGACATGACGACAGAAGAAATAGCCATCAAAGCGTATCTGTCAACAGGAAAACCACTAAATCCACAGATTCTTGATGCAGTTATCAAACCCTTTTGGAAACAAGAACCATACAT GTCTACAGGCTTCATTTTGGATGGCTTCCCTAACAGCTTTGAGGAGGTGCAGTACATGCTGGAGCAGCAGCTCCTTCCTGATTTGATTACAGTTTTGGAATTGGACGTGTCAGAAGTTCAGAGGCGTCTTTTGCCGGCCTGTCTGAAAAAATGGCGAGAACTCAGCAGCTGTCACAAAAAACAGCTGAGACTTCTATCTGAGTTGCGCAGGAAAAGTTGG gaGGACATGATCACAAAGAGAATGACTGATCTTAGACAGGCCAAAGCAGAG GATGAAGATGGGGATGATGttgatgaagaagatgaagaggatATAGAGGCATCTCTAAGGGAAGAGTTTCCTTTTGAAGATGACGACCTGGAAAATATAGAGACTGAGGACGCAGCAACTCAGAGACTGGAGCTGGAAATAGATAATCAGTTTCTAACGGATGAAAAGAACCTTTCAGCTGTGATG GAAAGCCTCAGCGAGCATAATATTCCTCCAATGGCAATAGATGCATCTCGCAGACTCGTAACCGTTCAGCGCCAGCTGCTGCAGAGAGTCCAGCCTCTCCTGACCGACAGAGAGTCGCTCTTCCAAACATGCCAACCCGTCTCATCCAGGCTGGCAGAGAAGCTGCTGCTCTCCAGTTACAAGTTTCACAGTGGTTTTGGCTGCTCTGATCCCGTCCAG CTCTACAAAGAAAGAGACAAAATCCAGCCTCTCCAGTGGCCCCTCAACACAACCTATCCCCTCCTTTTCAACCAGTACGTCTACTTTTTTGCAACCAAGGAGAACCGCGACTCTTTCATGTCCAACCCTTTAAAGTACCTTCAGCAGCCAAAGCCTTCCCCTAAACTTCCAATCAAAATTGCGGTTGTTGGTCCGCCTAAATCAGGGAAAACCTCAG TGGCGGAAAGGTTTTCCCAGAAATACGGCTTAGAGCGGCTCTCCATCTGCGGTTGCATGAACACGGTCCTGAACAATCAGGGGCATACCGACCTCgccttgaaaatgaaaaagtatctCGTAGAGGGCCTTGCTGTGCCTGATGAACTGGCCATTCAGTGTCTGATGGTGGCGCTCATGCACTCCACCTGTAGCACTAAAGG GTACGTCTTGGATGATTTTCCAAAAACCCTAGAGCAAGCGGAGTTGATGAGTTCTAACAGATTCATCCCCATGGTCATGACTGAGCTGAAAATGGACTTTCAGGAGGTGCAAATGAGAGGTCTGGCCGACAAGACCAACAA GCCTCACATGTTGCATGAAAGCTTAGAAATTCTCAAAACGGCAGATTTCAACTACAGGAAAGAAGTGGTGCTCATTAGGTCTTATGTCCAGGAACAATATCAAAACTGGCTTGTTCTTGATGCCTTGAAGAGCAAATGGTGGATTTGGGAGAAGATTGCAGAGGAGGTCAGCATCAGCATCAAAAACATCAGCACTTACCTGGAGAGGGCTCAAGCTG GCCAAGCAACCTGCATCTACAGATTAAGCTTAACACCAGACGAGGTAGCGCGCGGGCTTGGAACGTTTGACCAGTACTGCCCTGTGTGTCTGGCTCGACATTGCCACCTAGTGGACTGCTCGAGAACTACAAGCTTTGCTCTTGTAGCGGAGTATAGGAAACTTTACTACAAGTTGTGTAGTGAAAAACACCTGGAG GAGTTCCTGTCATCCCCTGATCAGTTTGTGCCACCGGGGTGCCCCCACATGCTTCCACAACCCCACCTGCTTCCTAAAAAACTGACTGAGGTTGAGGTGAAGAACAGGTTCCCACAGCATCCTGAACTGAAGGGCTTCTGCCCTGTAACTTACCAGGAAGGAAAGCAGAG ATTCGAAGCTCTGGTTCAAGGAAAGGCTAAATATGCAGTAGAATACAGAGAACAACTTTACGTCTTTGCGTCACAGCAGAAGCAGGAGAAATTTTTGAG GACTCCAGAGGCATTCTGGAACCAAAAGTTACCCAAAAAGGTTCCAGCTCTTTGTGAGCCTGTGCTGCTCACCTCACTGCCAACACTGGGCTACATGGAACAG ggAATGGCAAACCCTTTGATCAAGGCCATGACAGCAGCTGGGTGTCTCAGACCAAAGTATCCTTTTCTCAGTGCACAGAAATCAGTCCTCATCTATGTGGGTCTCTATTTGAAAG cTTTTAACCCCAGGAGCAGTGAATACTCACGTCAAAGATGCAAAAAGAAGCTGGCTTCATTTGAGGAGGACTGCACGCTCATTCCATACCTGAGCGCAAAGATGAACTGTCTTCCGGTTGAGTTCTCTGTTGATCTTCAGTTTAAACTGAACAAATTCCTGGCTCTTGAAGGTGCTGCATCTGTTTTGCAATTTTGA